The sequence below is a genomic window from Ipomoea triloba cultivar NCNSP0323 chromosome 10, ASM357664v1.
TGGAGTCAGTATATTCACGAcaactaaattttttatttttttttatgtttcattttcatgtcaaatgatgaaaattttagattaaaaatttTGGTGCTTTAACTTTATCTTTTTAATTGGTTTTTGCTCGTAGTATTGTTTAAATGtacaacaaaaatcaaatttgttccCCTTGGGCGAATTCATGTGCTTCAccaatatacggagtaatatatttctttgatttacaaGGAAGAGTCGTAAgtcataaccactatctaaatGCACATTTTGAGTAAAGTTCATATTGTGATTTAGtcagcaaaagaaaaaaaaattataaatagttCTTCAAAAActtcaaacttgaaaccttatgattattagtattattaagtTAATTATCCAATTCCAAGTAATCTAACCAGCTTAGTTAGAGAAGAAGAGATTGTCTCCAATATAAAATGTTTTTTGTTCCtttataattaatgtaatatCAAAAGTACAAAAGACAAGTATaacttcattaaatattaaGATGCAATATCTTTCAAGACTcgtacaatttttattatttttatttttttgcattaatCATGTTTGAATTGCTATACTATAGTACAGCATTGGATACTTATAAGTTGAAATCTCcgatatttataaattaattattccttgataattaaattaggaCAGctgcaaattattttttattactttttaaatagATACTACACATAACGACAGCTTGTATATACACATCAAGAAGCTAAGTCAGCTagaattttcttcttttttttttttttttgaattttctgtttttctattttcttcttcAAAGTAGAATAATTCCGCTACACGACAAAATAAGGAATCAACAAGATTGACTGCCGGAGGTGTTCCTCCGCCTCTTGGCCGGAAAAAGGTGCCGGAAGTCTCCGTTCTCCGCCACCTGCCACCCCTCCACCACCTCGCCGTCGAACTCCAGGCGGTTCACGCCGGCGGCGTCGAACAAGCAGCCCTCGGACAGGGCGGTCAAGCCGCGGCAGGGCGGTTTGGTTTTCCGGCGGCCGGCTCCGACAGGGACGTTGCGGAGGGCGCCGCCGGCGGTCCAGTAGCGCTGGCAGCCTTTGCAGAAGTGCCTGGGCTGGTTAACATTGTAGTTGTTGAAGTAACAGAACTTGGTCTCCGTGCTCTTGCACCGGGGACACGGAATAACCTTTTCCGGCCTCTTTTCGTCTTCTCCGGCGGCCTGATCGCCGCCGTCTGCGGCGGCGGACTTGCTCTTTGACTTAATCTCTTTGTTGGGTTGTTTTGTCTGGACGGGTATTGTTGCCCCAAACAGCTTGATTCCTTGTGTGTTGTGGCTTTCTGCTTCAACCTCAGCCATGAATTTCTAAaagctagagagagagagaggggagagagagagagagattttgtGTTTAGGACTGAAACAAGAATGTTTATGTTTGATGGGGAGGTTTCAAGGTtgatatatatagagagagagagattgtatatatatatatagaaagataGGGGGCAGAAAAAGATAGATACAGATGGGTGGATCTGTAGAGGATGAGCATACAGGAAGCTAGGGAAAAAGTACAAGTGTGAGAAAAAGGAAATTTTGGAGAAAAAGGTTAAGTCAAGAAAGAGAAAGGTTCATTTGTGACTATGGGGCCGGGGCAAACTTTCttcacagttttttttttttattttgttttgttttgttttgttaactTAGTGACTCTGTCAGACTATATCATAGATCGACTTTAAGACTCAGACCCTGCTCATAAGGCTGTTAGAAGAGGTAAATCACGAGTGGTTCGTACGACTCATTGTCAAATCTAAGCATATACTATACACCTCTGCGCAAAATGAGCTCTTAGGTTCAAACTCTCACCCTATCGCGAGACTAGAGGTCAGATGGTTAACCATTTAAGCTAGTTC
It includes:
- the LOC116032860 gene encoding cyclic dof factor 4, with the translated sequence MAEVEAESHNTQGIKLFGATIPVQTKQPNKEIKSKSKSAAADGGDQAAGEDEKRPEKVIPCPRCKSTETKFCYFNNYNVNQPRHFCKGCQRYWTAGGALRNVPVGAGRRKTKPPCRGLTALSEGCLFDAAGVNRLEFDGEVVEGWQVAENGDFRHLFPAKRRRNTSGSQSC